From the Petrotoga sibirica DSM 13575 genome, one window contains:
- a CDS encoding serine hydrolase domain-containing protein, producing MKEKDIESLNEIVSSGVNNVYTGASILIGKNEKLLYKNTYGTKDEKEKLTEEDIFDLASVTKVVGTATAVMKLIDEKQIKLEDKIGKFIEVSSPKSEITIFELLTHTSGIQAYSNLWEKYQGEELLKQIINIQPQENAYKCYEYSCLNFITLMKIVEEVTQKHFKEYVEDIFKKIRMENTCFNPKNQDKAVSTSIREGKRLKGVVEDELAYYLGGVSGNAGLFSNTGDLRVFIISLLSGEIVSKDTLDLFTTTLVKRGENTTHIAWMAPPVAGCQYSLDSTGFGHNGFTGTSIWIRKDGLFSIFLTNSVYYDRFLKKPELNVIRNKINNIIFRKDH from the coding sequence TTGAAAGAAAAAGATATCGAATCTTTAAACGAAATTGTTTCATCAGGAGTAAATAATGTGTATACAGGAGCATCCATTTTAATAGGTAAAAATGAAAAGTTATTGTATAAAAATACTTACGGAACAAAGGATGAAAAAGAAAAACTTACAGAAGAGGACATCTTTGATTTAGCAAGCGTTACCAAAGTTGTAGGAACTGCAACCGCAGTGATGAAACTAATAGATGAAAAACAAATAAAATTAGAAGATAAAATTGGTAAATTCATAGAGGTAAGTAGTCCAAAAAGCGAGATTACTATCTTCGAATTATTAACTCATACTTCTGGAATACAAGCTTATTCAAATCTATGGGAAAAGTATCAAGGAGAAGAGTTGCTTAAGCAGATAATCAATATTCAACCCCAAGAAAATGCCTACAAGTGTTATGAATATTCTTGTTTAAATTTTATAACACTTATGAAAATTGTTGAAGAAGTTACTCAAAAGCATTTCAAAGAGTACGTCGAAGATATTTTTAAAAAAATAAGAATGGAAAATACTTGTTTCAATCCAAAGAATCAAGATAAAGCTGTATCCACATCTATCCGAGAAGGTAAAAGGTTAAAGGGTGTAGTCGAAGATGAACTTGCCTACTATTTAGGTGGAGTGAGTGGTAACGCAGGTTTATTCTCTAATACTGGTGATTTGAGAGTTTTCATAATTAGTTTGTTAAGTGGGGAAATAGTCTCAAAAGACACCTTAGATCTTTTTACCACTACTCTGGTAAAAAGAGGGGAAAATACTACCCATATAGCCTGGATGGCTCCACCTGTTGCAGGATGTCAATACTCACTTGATAGTACAGGATTCGGTCACAATGGCTTTACAGGCACATCCATTTGGATTAGAAAAGATGGATTATTTTCTATATTTTTGACAAATTCTGTTTACTACGATAGATTCTTAAAAAAACCCGAATTGAACGTGATAAGAAATAAGATAAATAATATAATTTTTCGAAAAGATCATTAA
- a CDS encoding ROK family protein — protein MSNWIGVDIGGTKILGTLFDEKGNKLKTEKKSSKSSKGKEKVVEQLKKVLDSLLKENKDVKGIGIGVPGVIKDGKITFTPNMPLNEFNLAKFVEEEYNIKVIIENDANASMYGEWKFGAAKGAKNAVGYFVGTGIGGGLILNESLYKGSFNFAAEIGHMNVYPEGPLCGCNLRGCLESLSSKVAIQREIIRKKERGEKTLIKSSDLKGIVKSSTLKAAYDQRDDLVRGVLNDAARYIGINAGSIINLLNPEVIVLGGGVMEALGEQLIPIVVETAKQYSIPHIFECCEFKLSNLQDDACLYGAFSLIKEKVGV, from the coding sequence ATGAGTAATTGGATAGGGGTAGATATAGGAGGGACTAAAATCCTTGGAACTTTATTTGATGAGAAAGGTAACAAATTGAAGACGGAGAAAAAAAGTTCCAAAAGTTCAAAAGGCAAAGAGAAAGTTGTTGAGCAGTTGAAGAAAGTTTTGGATTCTTTGCTGAAGGAGAATAAAGATGTAAAAGGGATAGGAATAGGTGTACCAGGAGTTATAAAAGATGGAAAAATTACCTTTACTCCTAACATGCCGTTGAATGAATTTAATTTAGCTAAATTTGTTGAGGAAGAGTACAATATCAAAGTGATTATAGAAAATGATGCCAATGCAAGTATGTATGGAGAATGGAAGTTTGGTGCTGCTAAAGGGGCAAAAAACGCCGTAGGCTATTTTGTAGGAACAGGAATTGGTGGAGGTTTAATATTGAATGAATCATTATATAAAGGTTCATTCAATTTTGCTGCCGAGATTGGACACATGAATGTGTACCCCGAAGGCCCTCTTTGTGGTTGTAATCTTCGTGGCTGTTTGGAAAGTTTATCTTCTAAAGTAGCTATCCAAAGAGAAATAATTAGAAAAAAAGAAAGAGGCGAAAAAACCTTAATAAAAAGCAGTGACTTGAAAGGTATAGTGAAAAGTTCTACTTTGAAAGCTGCTTATGATCAAAGGGACGATCTTGTTAGAGGTGTCTTGAACGATGCTGCAAGGTATATAGGAATAAATGCTGGCTCCATTATTAACTTATTAAATCCCGAAGTTATCGTTTTAGGAGGGGGGGTCATGGAGGCTTTAGGAGAACAATTGATTCCTATCGTTGTTGAAACAGCCAAGCAGTACTCTATACCTCACATCTTTGAATGTTGTGAATTTAAATTATCAAATTTGCAAGATGATGCTTGTTTGTATGGTGCTTTTTCACTTATTAAAGAAAAAGTTGGTGTATAA
- a CDS encoding protein O-GlcNAcase: MDLFLRLNPKPKKLFYEGANIHFESSKLSIFKNFEEESFIKLFPTDHFVFVRDSDSTDLKIETFISPSEKDLKEFIKSNDIELSIDIMDVESYLMKVEKENRTVKIFSKSKKGIFYGLQTLRQLVDFENKLLPIVEILDSPSFKMRGIIEGFYGEPWSHQNRLDMINFCGRNKMNTYWYAPKDDPYHREKWREDYPEEEIEKIDELIKVSKDNFVDFVFCVSPGLSMKFGDQKEFDLLCKKYYEILSKGVKKFAILFDDIREKLNYEEDERRFEGNYGLAQTYVANKLYEFLKRKDSETNLYFCPTEYWQEEDSLYRRTMKENLNPEIPVIWTGKGVWSKRVSRKNADKISKQFGHDLILWDNYPVNDADQGELFLAPLMNRENDLCISKVKGVISNPMNQPYASMLALQTIADYLWNSQAYDPLCSWNKSIFNLIGSDFFEDMKLFSENFLKSRIFGETSFKLKSLIREFRNDSLNKKKELKEYLERLSNLEGKLRYIKDKKLYEDIHPWLKKLSQLAGVASNLLSSNEKVDIKNEVDRLDSYVVCDGILERFIEDFERK; the protein is encoded by the coding sequence ATGGACTTATTTCTTAGATTGAATCCCAAACCTAAAAAGTTATTCTATGAAGGAGCAAATATTCACTTTGAAAGTTCAAAGCTTTCTATTTTCAAAAATTTTGAAGAAGAAAGTTTCATTAAGCTTTTTCCAACTGACCATTTTGTTTTTGTAAGAGATTCAGATAGTACCGACTTAAAAATAGAAACTTTTATTTCCCCTTCTGAAAAAGACTTAAAGGAATTTATCAAAAGTAACGATATAGAGTTAAGTATTGATATTATGGATGTAGAAAGCTATTTAATGAAAGTTGAAAAAGAAAATAGAACGGTTAAAATCTTTTCTAAATCTAAGAAAGGTATTTTCTATGGATTACAAACTCTAAGACAACTTGTTGATTTTGAGAATAAACTTCTTCCTATAGTTGAGATATTAGATTCTCCTTCTTTTAAAATGAGAGGAATAATTGAAGGTTTTTATGGAGAACCATGGAGCCATCAAAACAGATTGGATATGATAAATTTTTGTGGAAGAAATAAAATGAATACTTATTGGTACGCTCCAAAAGATGATCCATATCACAGGGAAAAATGGCGCGAGGATTATCCAGAAGAAGAAATAGAAAAAATAGATGAGCTAATAAAAGTCTCAAAAGACAATTTTGTCGATTTTGTGTTTTGTGTAAGTCCTGGACTTAGCATGAAATTTGGTGATCAAAAAGAGTTTGATTTATTGTGCAAAAAATACTATGAGATTTTAAGTAAAGGTGTAAAAAAATTTGCTATTCTTTTCGATGATATCCGTGAAAAGCTGAATTACGAGGAAGATGAAAGAAGGTTTGAGGGGAATTATGGTTTGGCTCAGACATATGTAGCAAATAAGTTATACGAATTTTTAAAAAGGAAAGATTCAGAGACTAACTTGTATTTTTGTCCAACGGAATACTGGCAGGAAGAAGATTCGTTGTACAGAAGGACGATGAAAGAAAACTTAAATCCTGAAATTCCTGTAATCTGGACAGGGAAAGGTGTATGGTCAAAAAGGGTAAGTAGAAAAAACGCAGATAAGATTTCAAAACAGTTTGGCCATGATTTGATCTTATGGGATAATTATCCGGTAAATGATGCAGATCAAGGCGAACTTTTCTTAGCCCCTTTAATGAACAGGGAAAATGACTTGTGTATATCAAAAGTAAAAGGGGTTATCTCAAATCCGATGAACCAGCCCTATGCATCGATGCTTGCCTTGCAAACAATAGCAGATTATCTTTGGAACTCACAAGCGTACGATCCTTTGTGTTCATGGAACAAGTCTATTTTTAATTTGATAGGGTCAGACTTTTTTGAAGATATGAAATTATTCAGTGAAAATTTTCTAAAATCGAGAATTTTTGGGGAGACATCATTTAAGTTGAAAAGTCTTATAAGAGAATTCAGAAACGATTCCTTGAATAAGAAAAAAGAGTTAAAGGAATACTTAGAGAGATTGAGCAATCTTGAAGGAAAATTAAGATATATAAAAGATAAAAAGTTATATGAAGATATACATCCATGGCTAAAAAAGCTTTCCCAGCTTGCAGGAGTCGCTAGTAACTTGCTTAGCTCTAACGAAAAAGTTGATATAAAAAACGAGGTAGATAGATTAGACTCTTATGTGGTTTGTGATGGTATCTTAGAAAGATTTATAGAAGATTTCGAAAGGAAGTGA
- a CDS encoding RNA degradosome polyphosphate kinase, protein MAKTSSNKTKEKKIDLNDYKYYNNRELSWLDFNFRVLEEAYDTTNPLLERVKFLSITSSNLEEFFMIRVAGLEEQLQAGFSGVDISGLNPRDQLMKISQKTHKMVEMQYNCLENELLPSLEKENIKVLKVDDIDEEKKEFLDNYFQTVVFPVVTPMAVDQSRPFPILPGSGINLGVELEDEKGETLFAFIPLPTIFPRFINIPSEDGTCLFLTEDLLKMHSDLFFSGYKVVEISEFRITRDGDLSIDEDDARDLLIEIESSLKERKTGFPVKLEISKNMGENLRNFLLNSLNLRSDNIFEISSLLDLSSLMEIANLEGYDHLKFEYYSPQPSPSFYGKEGIFKVIREKDVLLHRPYESFEHVMDFLRQAAEDPQVLAIKQTLYRVGKKSPIIDYLIKAAENGKQVTVVVEVKARFDEENNIQWAKELEKAGCHVVYGLVGLKVHAKLLLIVRKEEGGIRRYVHMSTGNYNYITARLYEDIDFFTCKESYAQDVSALFNILTGYSKPPTWKKLGVAPTSLRETFLQWIDNEIDVVKKGGKGKIIIKVNSLLDVSIIKALYKASMAGVNVKLIVRGICALKVAIKGVSEGIKVRSVVGRYLEHSRIYYFENNGLPKLFISSADLMPRNLDRRVETMIPIEQEDLKQRLIDVLNLYLKDNFKARELQPNGEYKRSTGKKSKIFIVQEELMKEAKKKFRKFIKKQEVDKFNFPKLK, encoded by the coding sequence ATGGCAAAAACTAGTAGCAACAAAACTAAAGAAAAGAAAATTGATTTGAACGATTATAAATATTATAACAATAGAGAGTTAAGTTGGTTGGACTTCAATTTCAGAGTGTTAGAAGAAGCCTATGACACAACGAACCCTCTTTTAGAAAGGGTTAAATTTCTTTCTATAACCTCATCCAATCTTGAAGAGTTTTTTATGATAAGGGTGGCTGGCTTGGAAGAACAACTTCAAGCTGGTTTCAGTGGAGTCGATATTTCTGGTTTGAATCCCCGAGATCAATTAATGAAGATCTCCCAAAAAACTCATAAAATGGTGGAAATGCAATATAATTGTTTAGAAAACGAGTTATTACCTTCTTTAGAGAAGGAGAATATTAAAGTTCTCAAAGTTGATGATATTGATGAAGAAAAAAAAGAGTTTTTAGATAATTATTTTCAAACGGTCGTTTTTCCCGTTGTTACTCCAATGGCGGTCGATCAGAGTAGACCATTTCCAATATTACCTGGTAGCGGTATTAATCTAGGTGTGGAGTTGGAAGATGAAAAAGGGGAAACGTTATTTGCCTTTATACCATTACCGACGATTTTTCCTAGGTTTATAAACATCCCTAGTGAGGATGGTACATGCTTATTTTTAACGGAAGATCTTTTAAAAATGCATTCTGATTTATTTTTCAGCGGATACAAAGTGGTTGAGATCTCTGAGTTCAGAATCACCCGCGATGGAGACCTTTCTATCGACGAGGATGATGCCAGAGATTTGTTAATTGAGATTGAAAGTTCGTTGAAAGAAAGAAAAACAGGCTTTCCTGTTAAATTAGAAATATCCAAAAATATGGGAGAGAATCTGAGAAATTTCCTATTAAATTCACTAAATTTAAGAAGCGATAATATTTTCGAGATATCTAGTTTATTAGATTTAAGTTCTCTTATGGAAATAGCTAATTTAGAAGGATATGATCATTTAAAATTTGAGTATTATTCTCCCCAACCTTCGCCAAGCTTTTATGGCAAGGAGGGTATTTTTAAGGTAATTAGAGAAAAGGACGTTCTCCTACATCGCCCTTATGAATCTTTTGAGCATGTGATGGATTTTTTAAGGCAGGCAGCGGAAGATCCACAAGTATTGGCTATCAAACAAACTTTGTACAGAGTTGGGAAAAAATCTCCAATCATAGATTACCTTATAAAAGCGGCAGAGAACGGTAAACAAGTTACCGTTGTGGTAGAAGTCAAAGCCAGATTTGATGAAGAAAATAATATTCAATGGGCTAAGGAGTTGGAAAAAGCTGGTTGTCATGTAGTTTACGGACTTGTCGGATTAAAAGTACACGCAAAACTTTTGTTGATTGTTAGAAAGGAAGAAGGTGGGATCAGAAGATACGTTCATATGAGTACTGGGAATTACAATTACATAACTGCAAGATTGTATGAAGATATAGATTTTTTTACTTGTAAGGAAAGTTATGCTCAAGATGTATCGGCACTATTCAATATTTTAACGGGTTATTCAAAGCCTCCAACATGGAAAAAATTGGGGGTTGCTCCCACAAGTTTGAGAGAAACTTTTTTACAGTGGATTGACAACGAAATAGATGTGGTTAAAAAAGGTGGAAAAGGGAAAATAATAATAAAAGTGAATTCCTTGCTAGATGTATCTATAATTAAAGCATTATATAAGGCATCTATGGCCGGTGTTAACGTTAAATTAATCGTTAGAGGAATATGTGCTTTAAAAGTAGCGATAAAAGGAGTTAGTGAAGGTATAAAAGTTAGAAGTGTAGTGGGAAGGTATTTAGAACATAGTAGAATATATTATTTTGAAAATAACGGATTACCCAAATTATTTATATCTAGTGCCGATTTAATGCCTCGAAATCTGGATAGAAGAGTTGAAACCATGATACCAATAGAGCAAGAAGATCTAAAGCAACGATTGATAGATGTATTGAACCTTTATTTAAAAGATAATTTCAAAGCAAGAGAGTTGCAACCGAATGGAGAGTATAAAAGGTCAACTGGGAAAAAGTCAAAAATTTTTATAGTTCAAGAAGAGCTAATGAAGGAAGCAAAGAAAAAGTTTAGAAAATTTATAAAAAAGCAAGAAGTAGACAAGTTTAACTTTCCAAAATTAAAATAA
- a CDS encoding HD domain-containing protein codes for MVAGVINIGTENISFDIAQNDQDDINIIESLDYPLFLGKDTFTIGRISFEKVEILSQKLLGFKRVAEEYGTNRLKIVGTTALREAENLDFILDQIETRTGLNINVLDDYEEKSHIYMELIRNFEKYKKYKKDDVLFVYIGTGSMGLATYSKGLIDNSQNIKIGSVKVSEMLRALEENTLHYSNLIREYLSTFYHPIKVWLSNKKIKTFVTCGNEIEFLAGLLEKDEEEVMNVSQAEFNVLFQDLKSKNATELSREYDISENKANSLLSALAFYRLLLEVSGAENILVFPKVNLSSSLLFQVLLSRKYRRFFNLLEKSTIISSRNIGKKYSYEETHSQTVEKYALKLFDVLEPVHQLGKRHRLLLQVSAILHDMGKYVNIKKHYLHSYNIIKGSEIIGLTSKELDVVSRIAYFHSAQDLEIDDYSSQLENISDKILITKMLAILRLADALDVAHESKLGDIEVNLEGNRLIIITHTPKETLLEEWALKRKDNFFLEVFGIVPELVRKI; via the coding sequence ATGGTTGCGGGTGTTATAAACATTGGAACAGAAAATATATCTTTTGATATAGCTCAGAACGATCAAGATGATATCAATATTATAGAAAGTTTAGATTACCCTTTATTCTTGGGTAAAGATACCTTTACAATAGGAAGGATATCTTTTGAAAAAGTGGAGATCCTAAGTCAAAAACTTCTAGGATTCAAAAGAGTAGCAGAAGAATACGGAACTAATAGATTGAAGATAGTAGGTACCACCGCTTTGAGAGAAGCAGAAAATCTTGATTTTATTTTAGATCAGATCGAAACAAGAACAGGGTTGAATATCAATGTTTTAGATGATTATGAAGAGAAATCACATATCTACATGGAATTGATAAGGAACTTTGAAAAATATAAAAAGTACAAAAAGGATGATGTTTTATTTGTTTACATAGGAACGGGAAGTATGGGGCTAGCAACGTATTCTAAAGGTTTGATAGATAATTCACAAAATATAAAAATAGGTTCTGTAAAAGTCTCAGAGATGCTCAGAGCTTTGGAAGAAAACACATTACACTATAGTAATTTAATAAGAGAGTATTTGAGTACATTTTACCACCCAATCAAGGTTTGGCTTAGTAATAAAAAGATCAAAACCTTTGTAACTTGTGGTAATGAAATAGAGTTTTTAGCTGGGCTCTTGGAAAAGGATGAAGAAGAAGTAATGAACGTTTCCCAGGCTGAATTCAATGTTCTTTTTCAGGATTTGAAATCAAAGAATGCCACCGAATTATCCAGAGAATATGATATTTCAGAAAACAAAGCAAATTCGTTATTATCGGCATTGGCTTTTTACCGATTACTTTTAGAAGTATCCGGAGCAGAAAATATTTTGGTTTTTCCAAAGGTTAATTTAAGTAGTAGTTTGTTATTTCAAGTGTTGCTAAGCAGAAAATATAGAAGATTTTTCAATTTATTGGAAAAGAGTACGATCATCTCTTCACGAAATATAGGTAAAAAGTATTCCTATGAGGAGACACACAGCCAAACAGTAGAAAAATATGCATTGAAATTATTCGATGTTTTAGAACCGGTTCATCAATTGGGTAAAAGACATAGACTTCTTTTGCAAGTGTCTGCAATTTTGCATGACATGGGGAAATATGTAAATATTAAGAAACATTATTTGCATTCGTATAATATAATTAAGGGTTCAGAGATTATAGGTTTAACTTCAAAAGAATTAGACGTTGTCTCAAGAATCGCTTACTTTCACAGCGCCCAAGATTTAGAGATTGATGATTATTCATCACAACTGGAAAACATATCAGATAAGATATTGATAACAAAGATGCTTGCCATATTGAGGCTTGCAGACGCCTTAGATGTAGCTCATGAGAGCAAATTGGGAGATATTGAAGTTAATTTAGAAGGCAATCGCCTGATTATAATTACTCATACACCAAAAGAAACCTTGCTAGAAGAGTGGGCATTGAAAAGGAAGGATAATTTCTTTTTAGAAGTCTTTGGAATAGTTCCTGAGTTAGTTAGAAAAATTTAA
- a CDS encoding anhydro-N-acetylmuramic acid kinase has translation MNTLEVKGEDIMLVIGLMSGTSVDGIDAALVEITEEGPQKLNVKVVNFINTPYSKKMREKILECSDPKTGSVDKICILNFELGELFSQAAKEVVESKGLNMQDVSLIGSHGQTIYHYVSDDFISTFQIGEACVIAEKTGTTTVTNFRARDIAAGGQGAPLVPYVDYILFKNDDYNRVMQNIGGIGNFTYIPKNAKIEDIKGTDTGPGNMLIDGVVQILSNGEQNYDKDGKISKNGKISDTLLAELMAHPFIKKESPKTTGREVFGLKYAQEIINRGKSMKLNDEDIVATVTAFTAKSIADAYLRFIGTNIDQVIISGGGSYNPTLISMIKYYVKKMIDEKATVMVLEELGFSSDAKESVAFAILAYQTYKGRKNNVPQITGAKRFVTLGEVVPVDKNKNVDKTPF, from the coding sequence ATGAACACTTTAGAAGTAAAAGGAGAAGATATTATGTTGGTGATAGGTTTAATGTCAGGGACATCAGTGGATGGAATAGATGCTGCACTAGTTGAAATAACAGAAGAAGGGCCACAAAAGTTAAATGTAAAAGTTGTTAATTTTATAAATACACCTTATAGTAAAAAAATGCGAGAAAAAATTCTAGAATGTTCTGATCCCAAAACGGGTAGCGTTGATAAAATCTGCATATTGAATTTCGAGCTTGGAGAATTGTTTTCTCAAGCCGCCAAAGAAGTTGTGGAATCAAAAGGTTTAAATATGCAAGATGTTAGTTTAATAGGTTCCCATGGGCAGACTATATACCATTATGTAAGTGATGATTTTATCTCCACTTTTCAAATAGGTGAAGCTTGTGTAATAGCAGAAAAAACAGGAACTACCACCGTAACCAACTTTAGAGCAAGAGATATCGCAGCTGGTGGTCAAGGAGCGCCACTTGTACCTTATGTTGATTATATTTTGTTTAAAAATGATGATTACAACAGGGTTATGCAAAATATCGGAGGGATAGGAAACTTCACCTATATACCAAAAAATGCCAAGATAGAAGATATAAAAGGTACCGACACAGGCCCAGGGAATATGCTTATAGATGGAGTAGTTCAGATTCTAAGCAACGGCGAGCAAAATTATGACAAAGATGGAAAGATTAGCAAAAACGGGAAGATTTCTGATACGCTTTTAGCAGAACTAATGGCTCATCCTTTTATAAAAAAAGAGTCTCCCAAAACCACAGGAAGAGAAGTTTTTGGGTTAAAGTATGCCCAAGAGATAATAAACAGAGGAAAAAGTATGAAATTAAACGACGAAGATATTGTTGCAACCGTAACAGCTTTTACCGCTAAATCGATTGCCGATGCCTATCTAAGATTTATAGGCACTAACATAGACCAAGTTATAATTTCTGGTGGTGGAAGTTATAATCCTACTTTGATATCGATGATAAAATATTATGTAAAAAAGATGATAGATGAAAAAGCTACCGTGATGGTTTTAGAAGAATTAGGTTTTTCAAGTGATGCTAAAGAATCGGTAGCGTTTGCAATATTAGCTTATCAGACTTACAAAGGACGAAAAAATAATGTACCTCAAATAACTGGGGCTAAAAGGTTTGTTACTCTTGGTGAAGTAGTCCCTGTAGATAAAAATAAAAATGTTGACAAAACACCATTTTGA
- a CDS encoding SixA phosphatase family protein, with product MKNLILVRHAKAEKRSAEIDDFERKLTKVGRNDSKEVAEYVAKLLNKVELMITSPALRAKETAEIFEKSFKSKPEILEEELLYEGEVEEIIEKISNITKGYNNVMIFGHNPTFDELAKKLTGDDLHLRKAGVICIVGESFDDILSGKGKLKWMVDPKSINS from the coding sequence ATGAAAAACCTAATATTAGTTAGGCACGCTAAAGCAGAAAAAAGGTCCGCGGAAATTGATGATTTTGAAAGAAAGTTGACAAAAGTTGGTAGAAACGATTCTAAAGAAGTTGCAGAATATGTGGCTAAACTTTTAAATAAGGTTGAACTTATGATTACCTCTCCTGCTTTGAGGGCAAAAGAAACAGCAGAAATCTTTGAGAAGTCTTTTAAATCAAAGCCAGAGATATTAGAGGAAGAATTACTGTATGAAGGAGAAGTAGAAGAGATAATTGAAAAAATCTCAAACATTACAAAGGGGTATAACAATGTAATGATATTTGGTCACAATCCAACTTTTGACGAACTTGCAAAAAAATTAACTGGTGATGATTTGCATTTGAGAAAGGCAGGAGTAATTTGTATTGTAGGAGAATCATTCGATGATATTTTATCTGGAAAAGGAAAATTAAAATGGATGGTGGACCCGAAGTCAATAAACTCTTAA
- a CDS encoding CHAD domain-containing protein: MDGGPEVNKLLNDISVNPWMFLKEYIEYFERIKHRLLKNISYVLDEKGVDTVHDMRTSCRRIETSIDFLEGFSKHESSKKAEKKVNKILKISNKSRDYKVHLDFLKKIEWQDNELIDYFEKKYSKEKEKLKSYLNSLKISELDNLLENSLSFLVFDFIQNFQINDPYFANLYIKEFKDVYEEFKSTDRSDYRKLHKIRIKIKNLRYKTEIFGALKSSTLPEEDMFKQIQDILGTHHDLIVLKKKLVKKFQEDNIIALLKEIDKELVQLQGKIDVEVNEIFEKLYNNISSQEA, encoded by the coding sequence ATGGATGGTGGACCCGAAGTCAATAAACTCTTAAACGATATTTCAGTAAATCCATGGATGTTTTTAAAAGAGTACATCGAATATTTTGAAAGGATTAAACATCGTCTTCTGAAAAACATTTCTTATGTTTTAGATGAAAAAGGTGTGGATACTGTTCACGACATGAGAACGTCTTGTAGAAGGATAGAAACAAGTATAGATTTTTTGGAAGGATTTTCAAAACACGAAAGTTCTAAGAAAGCTGAGAAAAAAGTAAATAAGATATTAAAAATAAGCAATAAATCAAGAGATTATAAAGTTCACCTAGATTTTCTTAAGAAAATTGAATGGCAAGATAATGAATTAATCGATTATTTCGAGAAAAAATATAGTAAAGAGAAAGAAAAGTTGAAAAGTTATTTAAATTCTTTAAAAATTTCGGAGTTGGATAATCTTCTAGAAAATTCTTTAAGCTTCTTGGTATTTGATTTTATACAAAACTTTCAGATAAATGATCCTTATTTTGCTAATCTTTATATAAAAGAATTTAAAGACGTTTATGAAGAGTTTAAAAGTACAGATAGAAGTGACTATAGAAAGCTTCATAAAATAAGGATAAAGATTAAAAACCTGCGTTATAAAACAGAGATATTCGGGGCACTGAAAAGTAGCACTTTACCTGAAGAAGACATGTTTAAGCAGATTCAAGATATTTTAGGAACTCATCATGATTTGATTGTTTTAAAGAAAAAGTTGGTAAAAAAATTTCAAGAAGATAATATTATAGCTTTATTAAAAGAAATTGATAAAGAATTAGTTCAATTACAAGGGAAGATAGATGTTGAGGTGAATGAGATTTTTGAAAAGTTGTACAATAACATTTCTAGTCAAGAGGCTTAA